Proteins found in one Arachis stenosperma cultivar V10309 chromosome 8, arast.V10309.gnm1.PFL2, whole genome shotgun sequence genomic segment:
- the LOC130944776 gene encoding transcription factor bHLH145-like, whose protein sequence is MGEDCGTWLPHMQFDWQSPNLGSFSVPPNAWKQNGISATAVNSGINFIGMNETMPAYESPSMPNWPLGSSNEPYRWFYCLPRSRQEFTPAPNFAAEEKFLADRVKGLRGKFAPYGESGSPQKQFLVIDQTGGQTTVVYSSKFGSPNECLASWHSKLHGTNYLNGEYPLGKELSHPNGPLVDDKGDENLGTGVESEMHEDTEEINALLSSDSDGYSTGNDDDDDEVTSTGHSPSIMTNLYNHEKFGGIEEVASSTGRTKKRKLLDGYHDGLQFIGTTDSLKSKNKSFAMEDDAESRCSNCYNGRSEETDSLSVNKKMRKEKLRELLNVLQSMIPGGMDKDRDPAMLLDDAIRCLKAMKVKAKELGLK, encoded by the coding sequence ATGGGAGAAGATTGTGGAACCTGGTTACCGCATATGCAATTTGATTGGCAGTCACCCAATTTGGGTTCCTTTAGTGTTCCCCCTAATGCGTGGAAGCAAAATGGTATTTCTGCCACTGCCGTGAACTCTGGCATCAATTTCATAGGAATGAATGAAACAATGCCAGCTTATGAGTCACCTTCAATGCCCAATTGGCCATTAGGAAGTTCTAATGAACCCTATCGTTGGTTTTATTGTTTGCCTCGCTCTCGACAGGAGTTTACTCCTGCTCCAAACTTTGCTGCTGAGGAAAAATTCCTTGCCGATCGTGTAAAAGGTTTGAGGGGCAAATTTGCTCCTTATGGTGAATCAGGCTCCCCTCAGAAGCAATTCCTTGTTATTGATCAGACGGGTGGTCAAACAACTGTTGTTTATAGTTCTAAGTTTGGGAGTCCCAATGAGTGCCTTGCTTCTTGGCATTCAAAATTGCACGGCACAAACTATTTGAATGGGGAATACCCTTTGGGAAAAGAATTGAGCCATCCGAATGGGCCACTTGTGGATGATAAAGGGGATGAGAATCTGGGAACTGGTGTTGAAAGTGAGATGCATGAAGACACGGAAGAAATTAATGCATTGCTTTCCTCTGACAGCGATGGTTATTCTACGGGGAATGACGACGACGACGATGAAGTTACCAGTACAGGGCATTCTCCAAGTATAATGACCAATCTTTATAACCACGAAAAATTTGGAGGAATTGAAGAAGTTGCAAGCTCCACTGGGAGAACAAAGAAGAGGAAGCTATTAGATGGTTATCATGATGGTTTACAATTTATAGGTACTACCGATTCTTTGAAGTCGAAGAACAAATCCTTTGCAATGGAAGATGATGCCGAATCGAGATGTTCTAACTGCTACAATGGGAGATCTGAAGAAACGGATTCCTTGTCAGTTAACAAGAAGATGAGAAAGGAGAAATTACGAGAACTTTTGAATGTTCTTCAGAGCATGATTCCTGGTGGGATGGACAAGGACAGGGACCCAGCTATGCTCTTGGATGATGCCATACGCTGCTTGAAAGCCATGAAAGTCAAGGCTAAAGAGCTTGGACTCAAGTGA